From Neobacillus sp. PS2-9, the proteins below share one genomic window:
- a CDS encoding ketopantoate reductase family protein, whose product MNILVVGAGAVGGYFGGRLAEKGENVTFLVREKRKKQLEQNGLLIQSIHGNIHIKPQLLLSGEAAEAFDVILISTKAYHLDSAIEDVRPYIGKDTMILPLLNGMSHIDKLVESFDEKNVLGGLCFVESTLDQNGTIIQTSPIHDLVYGERNGEKSERMTRLESVLTGTKANFLLSDKINQEMWVKYLFISTLSGITSLFRSPIGPILENKEGLNTIKKVLHETATIMRSIHAPLPEGIEVLQKDKLIAMNYEMKSSLQRDMEKSLPIEADHLYGYLLNLANLNDIDAPTLKIVNLNLKIYETMNL is encoded by the coding sequence ATGAACATATTAGTAGTTGGAGCTGGTGCAGTCGGAGGTTATTTTGGCGGCCGTTTAGCTGAAAAAGGAGAAAATGTTACCTTTCTTGTTCGGGAAAAAAGAAAGAAACAGTTAGAACAAAATGGACTACTCATCCAGAGCATCCATGGAAACATACATATAAAGCCACAACTCCTGCTCTCTGGAGAGGCAGCAGAAGCCTTTGACGTTATATTGATTTCCACGAAGGCTTATCACCTTGATTCGGCAATTGAGGACGTGCGGCCTTACATTGGAAAGGATACGATGATTTTACCTCTTTTAAATGGGATGTCTCACATAGACAAACTGGTAGAATCATTTGATGAGAAAAATGTCCTTGGTGGTCTTTGCTTTGTTGAATCCACCCTCGATCAGAATGGAACCATCATCCAAACTAGTCCTATCCATGACCTAGTTTACGGCGAACGAAATGGAGAAAAATCTGAACGAATGACACGTTTAGAGAGTGTTCTTACGGGGACAAAAGCCAATTTTCTGCTTTCAGATAAGATTAACCAAGAGATGTGGGTAAAATATTTATTCATTTCCACTCTTTCCGGAATCACTTCCTTGTTTAGGTCTCCTATCGGACCCATCCTTGAAAATAAAGAGGGACTAAATACGATTAAGAAGGTACTGCATGAAACGGCTACCATTATGAGAAGTATCCATGCACCCCTACCAGAAGGTATTGAAGTCTTACAAAAGGATAAATTAATAGCTATGAATTATGAAATGAAGTCCTCGCTCCAACGCGATATGGAAAAGAGTTTGCCCATTGAAGCAGATCATCTATATGGTTACCTATTAAACTTAGCTAACTTAAACGATATCGATGC